A window of the Armatimonadota bacterium genome harbors these coding sequences:
- a CDS encoding pyruvate dehydrogenase → MPRDIDVLPVFPRGEITFAPIPLFQYDGDLKSAMAAGLGRTDALKLLEYMLTIRNFEEMIIKLKNGKFEPLTRYKFIGATHLSIGQEAVAVGAISALRGDDYITSTHRGHGHSIAKGAYALENADAKFLMEFVNQQGDPGDPRGLLDCAIQEHLNRTMAELFGKEEGYCRGRGGGMHIADFHAGHLGANAIVGGSYAIAVGAALASMKLGQDRLCLCIVGDGATNNGIAHEAYNFASMAQFKQGCPVIFLIENNQYGMTGQERGEVTGVDYLARRGAGYNLQNMHAEVVNGMDVLAVRDAVSRAADLCRNGQGPVLLECMTYRYMGHSLSDTRETYRSQEEEDAWQKVDPIKLYATALVKHEVASKDEIRLIRDIARERIERATLFAYEAHDPDPSTIYEGLFADTTSDDLDPKWATPRESLVSEPFVQKRDAQGRILYRHAVIEALMEEMLRDKRVVLYGEDVADYGGAFQATKGLFEVFGRERVFNTAISEAAIIGTAAGASMAGLRPVVELMYIDFILMTMDQLGNQAAKNRYMFGGKAKLPMVVRTTIGGGKGYAGQHSQSLEAVATMFPGLKVIAPSTAYDVKGLLKSAIRDDNPVVFIEHQHCYTFTDEVPATDYTIPIGVARVGREGTDVTVVAYSWMYHRAMEAAALAEAEGISVEVVDPRTLVPLDVDTIAASVEKTGRLVCVVQAPSVGCFAEHIAYKVQERCFASLKKPARIVSAHDVPPPMAATLEEENLPTPEKILANIKALMV, encoded by the coding sequence AGTACGACGGCGATCTCAAGAGCGCCATGGCCGCGGGTCTGGGCCGCACCGATGCTCTGAAGCTCCTCGAGTACATGCTCACCATCCGCAATTTCGAGGAGATGATCATCAAGCTCAAGAACGGGAAGTTCGAACCCCTCACCCGTTACAAGTTCATCGGCGCCACTCACCTGTCCATCGGGCAGGAGGCAGTCGCGGTCGGCGCAATATCCGCCCTGCGTGGCGATGACTACATCACCAGCACCCACCGCGGGCATGGCCACTCCATCGCCAAAGGCGCTTACGCCCTGGAAAATGCCGACGCCAAGTTCTTGATGGAGTTCGTGAACCAGCAGGGCGACCCTGGTGATCCCCGTGGACTGCTGGACTGCGCGATCCAGGAGCACCTCAACCGGACCATGGCCGAGCTATTCGGGAAGGAAGAGGGCTATTGCCGGGGTCGTGGCGGCGGCATGCACATCGCCGACTTCCACGCCGGGCATCTCGGGGCAAATGCCATCGTCGGCGGCTCGTATGCAATCGCCGTGGGTGCTGCGCTCGCGTCCATGAAGCTTGGGCAGGACCGCCTCTGCCTATGCATCGTCGGCGATGGCGCCACCAACAATGGTATCGCTCACGAGGCTTACAACTTCGCCAGCATGGCTCAGTTCAAGCAAGGCTGCCCGGTGATCTTCCTCATCGAGAATAACCAGTATGGCATGACCGGGCAGGAACGCGGCGAGGTTACGGGCGTTGATTACCTCGCGCGGCGCGGAGCGGGCTACAACCTGCAGAACATGCACGCCGAAGTGGTCAACGGAATGGACGTCCTGGCGGTGCGCGACGCAGTCTCCCGCGCGGCCGACCTGTGCCGGAATGGACAGGGGCCCGTGCTGCTCGAGTGCATGACCTACCGCTATATGGGCCATTCCCTGAGCGACACCCGGGAGACCTACCGCAGCCAGGAAGAAGAGGACGCCTGGCAGAAGGTTGACCCGATCAAGCTCTACGCAACCGCTCTCGTGAAGCACGAGGTCGCCTCCAAGGACGAAATCCGGCTCATCCGGGATATCGCCCGTGAGCGCATCGAGCGCGCGACCCTGTTCGCGTACGAGGCCCATGATCCCGACCCGTCCACCATCTACGAGGGCCTGTTCGCGGACACTACCTCCGACGACCTCGATCCGAAATGGGCAACCCCGAGGGAGTCCCTCGTCTCCGAGCCTTTCGTGCAGAAGCGCGATGCACAGGGTCGCATCCTGTACCGCCACGCGGTCATCGAGGCGCTCATGGAGGAGATGCTGCGCGACAAGCGCGTGGTCCTGTACGGTGAGGATGTGGCCGATTACGGCGGCGCTTTCCAGGCTACCAAGGGGTTGTTCGAGGTCTTCGGGCGCGAGCGGGTCTTCAATACCGCGATCTCCGAAGCCGCGATAATCGGCACTGCTGCAGGCGCATCCATGGCCGGCTTGCGTCCCGTGGTTGAGCTGATGTATATCGACTTCATTCTCATGACCATGGACCAGCTTGGCAACCAGGCCGCGAAGAACCGCTACATGTTCGGCGGCAAGGCCAAGCTCCCAATGGTTGTCCGCACTACCATCGGTGGCGGGAAAGGCTATGCGGGGCAACACTCACAGAGCCTGGAGGCCGTGGCCACCATGTTCCCCGGGCTCAAAGTCATCGCCCCCAGCACCGCCTATGATGTCAAGGGCCTGCTCAAGTCCGCGATCCGCGATGACAACCCGGTGGTGTTCATTGAGCATCAACACTGCTACACCTTCACCGACGAAGTGCCGGCTACCGACTACACCATTCCCATCGGGGTCGCTCGAGTAGGCCGCGAGGGTACAGACGTCACAGTGGTGGCCTACAGCTGGATGTACCACCGGGCCATGGAAGCTGCGGCGCTGGCCGAGGCTGAGGGGATTTCGGTCGAGGTCGTTGACCCTCGAACCCTGGTGCCGCTGGACGTAGACACCATCGCGGCGTCGGTGGAGAAGACCGGAAGGCTGGTCTGCGTCGTGCAGGCGCCCTCCGTGGGTTGTTTCGCCGAACACATCGCCTACAAAGTGCAGGAGCGTTGTTTCGCATCCCTGAAGAAGCCCGCGCGCATCGTGTCCGCACACGATGTGCCCCCACCAATGGCGGCCACCCTCGAGGAGGAGAATCTGCCGACGCCCGAGAAGATCCTGGCGAATATCAAAGCGCTCATGGTGTAG
- a CDS encoding HEAT repeat domain-containing protein, which translates to MNTGVYLDIRSGGTASTAGVGRGIVMFIAALLGPMCMAAPPGPGAPMMEPPAPMAPASENSDNSDAEHLGRFDQLASLPSRPTWAPLPLLRQDVAAVPLLLTALQSPDHAPRERAAFLLGQIGSPDATPALVRALNDDWRQVRIHAAIALGCMGDRRGMHGSIAALRGQPPWVRYYAALALWHIQGNDPTARRLIVRELRQALNGAPPVAVKAIEGALSTPYVAPPPVDDLPLKPAESPQMPEEQMWEQAADVLIAESDWWYHCGDYDQAIRCSEASILLDPDYVETYSVIAWLEWSMGRNVDAIGTLHRAIGAAPMDPDSWNALGFHYFNIGEYQKAEPPLSQAVALKGDHLAYRTYAHCLERLGKTEKSLAVWEELMKLRPGDGSVKLNYERVKAAVERQ; encoded by the coding sequence ATGAACACAGGAGTCTACCTGGACATTCGATCAGGCGGGACAGCCAGCACCGCCGGCGTGGGCAGGGGCATTGTGATGTTCATCGCCGCGCTTCTGGGCCCTATGTGCATGGCAGCCCCGCCCGGTCCCGGCGCACCGATGATGGAACCGCCCGCACCGATGGCTCCTGCGTCGGAGAACTCCGACAACTCCGACGCTGAGCATCTCGGCCGCTTTGATCAGCTTGCATCCCTGCCCAGCCGTCCCACCTGGGCGCCGCTGCCGTTGCTCAGGCAGGACGTGGCCGCCGTGCCCCTCTTGCTCACCGCGCTGCAGTCCCCGGACCATGCACCCCGCGAGCGAGCGGCCTTCCTGTTGGGCCAGATCGGCTCCCCCGATGCTACCCCGGCGCTGGTGCGCGCTCTCAACGACGACTGGCGGCAGGTCCGCATCCACGCGGCGATTGCCCTGGGCTGCATGGGGGATCGGCGCGGCATGCACGGTTCCATCGCCGCCCTTCGCGGTCAGCCGCCCTGGGTGCGTTATTATGCAGCTTTGGCGCTCTGGCATATCCAGGGCAACGACCCAACCGCACGGCGCCTGATCGTGCGGGAACTCCGGCAAGCCCTGAACGGCGCACCGCCAGTTGCAGTCAAGGCGATTGAAGGCGCGCTCTCAACCCCATACGTGGCGCCGCCACCCGTTGATGACCTACCCCTGAAGCCTGCCGAGAGTCCCCAAATGCCTGAAGAGCAAATGTGGGAGCAAGCCGCGGATGTGCTCATCGCCGAGTCAGACTGGTGGTATCATTGCGGCGATTACGACCAGGCAATCCGCTGCAGCGAAGCTAGCATCCTTCTGGATCCCGATTACGTGGAGACCTATTCCGTGATCGCCTGGCTGGAATGGAGCATGGGGCGCAATGTGGACGCAATCGGCACGCTCCACAGGGCCATCGGCGCGGCGCCCATGGACCCGGACTCCTGGAACGCTCTGGGGTTCCACTACTTCAACATCGGCGAGTACCAGAAGGCCGAGCCGCCGCTGTCACAGGCCGTGGCACTCAAAGGCGACCACCTGGCATACCGCACCTATGCCCACTGTCTGGAACGTCTCGGGAAGACTGAGAAGTCCCTGGCGGTCTGGGAGGAACTCATGAAATTGCGCCCCGGCGACGGTTCGGTGAAGCTCAACTACGAGCGGGTCAAAGCCGCGGTTGAACGGCAGTAG